The Tachysurus vachellii isolate PV-2020 chromosome 23, HZAU_Pvac_v1, whole genome shotgun sequence genome segment TGTTTTGTTCAGGCAGTTAGGGAAgtgatttgtattttctttttctttttgtttagtaGGGAAGTTAAAGGGTTAAATAACtagctgttttgtttgttattttggccttgtcgGCTCCTGAAGACACACCCCCACCTGTACACTGGGTTCTTAATAAACTATTGTTCTTTCAGTTACCCCGGTTTCTCATTTCCTTTCATGTTTCGCCTTCACCCCTAGACGGGGCGTAACAATAGGTATAACTGATAAAAAGGCAAATGTGAGTAGTAATCAGCTTATCTATCTACCCCAGAGGAGACAGAGTGCAGCATAGTGTATATTTTATCAGAGGAGTTGGAGCACAGAATCTCTGCTGGGATATTATCCAAATGCACCACATTTGggtctaatctaatctgtttGCAAAACTTTACCATAACAgagtaatgcaatttttaaaagatgatttttaaaaaatcctaGATTTAGCTTCTTCACTACATAAAGGTCAAggaaaaacaatttaatatgaatttaatttggacaatgtttattcattaaaactGTTATAGATGATCACTTTTTGTGAGCCATTCTTTACCATACTGTTGTATACAcacaaaattacaaatgatGGAACAGAGTACATACTTTGGAAAAATGCAGAAATATCTCTGGTCTTGACTGTTGCTTTTACCACcattacaaataaactaaattataaGTGCTTAAATCACAGAGACTAAGTTTAAGCTAATAATATTCTCAGAGGGGATCAGCACTGGGCATATGCATGCACTCAAAAGCTTTTAGTCCTCTTCATCAACTGTCTTGCGGAAGTTCTTGCGGTTCACTTTCCTCCCGCTACTGAAAATAAGATTAGTCTCTTTTGCTTCTTCACTGTGGCTTTCGTCCAcccactttcttttctttttcttgccaTCTGGTGAAAGGTTGTGGGGAACAGATGCCATCTTTcccccttcttcttcttgttcatCATCCAAGTGAACTAAACCAACCTCGTTTGTCTTTGCTCGGTTCAACTTGTGCAGGTCCTTGCCTTCATCTTTGGAGGCCATATTGGGCTTGGAGAAGATAATCTTGTGCCCTGAGCTGCTGCTATGGTCCTGGTTGAAAGCTGGATTAAAAGAACTTGCAGCAGCCTCTTGGGATCTCCTACGGTTATGGAGTCCCTGTATGAACTCATGAGCCACTTGgctgttttttctgtcacttgTCTCAGGAACATCATCCAGGTCATAGCGGGTCCAACGATCAGGGTGAAGCAGGTAGT includes the following:
- the tssc4 gene encoding U5 small nuclear ribonucleoprotein TSSC4, which translates into the protein MSEPKNRDGMPNSLSNRDVIDIPDDASLSDSDPDETSQPLSRKVEEVSSSSDEDNVQDGIDVPQGTPKFRLTGGSLSFSDRSRSIFDQLDSAVKLTSSHLAEDNVIDGAFARPAPPSPPMKRKEPERTKKASSTKTVPDYLLHPDRWTRYDLDDVPETSDRKNSQVAHEFIQGLHNRRRSQEAAASSFNPAFNQDHSSSSGHKIIFSKPNMASKDEGKDLHKLNRAKTNEVGLVHLDDEQEEEGGKMASVPHNLSPDGKKKKRKWVDESHSEEAKETNLIFSSGRKVNRKNFRKTVDEED